A portion of the Microbacterium hominis genome contains these proteins:
- a CDS encoding TetR/AcrR family transcriptional regulator has product MTTSEAAPRARGEYAKSAQRRKDIVAAAVEVFSESGFRDGSLRTVAERAGMTHAGMRHHFPTKVDLLEAVLQWREEESVQRARMTHPVGADVIRAWIDSVGHNVAQPALVELEMVLSAEAISSDNPAHAYFNDLYRRAEQLLERAFAHMASRGELRTEIDPGVAARLLFATTLGLQTLWLRNRSIDIESELRLYTQAMLTIEL; this is encoded by the coding sequence ATGACGACATCCGAGGCTGCACCTCGCGCACGAGGCGAGTACGCCAAGTCTGCTCAGCGGCGAAAAGACATCGTCGCCGCAGCGGTCGAGGTGTTCTCGGAGTCCGGCTTCCGGGATGGGAGCCTGCGGACGGTCGCCGAGCGCGCCGGCATGACGCACGCCGGCATGCGCCACCACTTCCCCACCAAGGTCGACCTCCTCGAGGCTGTGCTCCAGTGGCGTGAAGAGGAGTCGGTTCAGCGCGCGCGCATGACCCATCCCGTCGGCGCCGACGTGATCAGGGCCTGGATCGACTCGGTCGGCCACAACGTGGCGCAGCCCGCGCTCGTGGAACTCGAGATGGTGCTGTCCGCCGAGGCGATCTCAAGCGACAACCCGGCACACGCGTACTTCAACGACCTCTACCGCCGCGCCGAACAGCTCCTCGAGCGCGCCTTCGCGCACATGGCGTCGCGCGGAGAGCTACGGACTGAAATCGATCCAGGCGTGGCCGCCCGCCTCCTCTTCGCGACCACTCTGGGCTTGCAGACTCTGTGGCTGCGCAACCGCTCGATCGACATCGAAAGCGAGCTGCGCCTCTACACGCAGGCGATGCTGACGATCGAACTGTGA